In Nematostella vectensis chromosome 2, jaNemVect1.1, whole genome shotgun sequence, one genomic interval encodes:
- the LOC5521347 gene encoding uncharacterized protein LOC5521347, with protein MQEATDHNGNREVEPASTPDLRRTAAHGSRNSVRSSRAAARSSWRVTPSGLIRPVHAMNGTTAHKKKLATGKSENLLNPKMLVEAASLLGSVGSLTASEAQGKIIKDDNKAPEEDLYDQFKFPFENLVFEGGGNKGMAYVGVLQILENAGIMKNIKRVAGASAGAIIATLIALDFDSQDLKEFLEQDLRRILVDHSCGYCSLLPNLLKGFGWNPGNKLLRWFGEQLKERTGDADVTFREVYERFGKELCIVVTNLNQMSAEYLHPKTTPNMPIRRAVRMSIALPGVFQSVREVNNDMEDVYVDGGLLCNYPIHAFDGWWLSMKPEDTFFKKLQPLEELMRLFEKSERFGEWNKKTLGIILYSHTETELMKILLSEREGNKPPRKPNTKLAKQRLKLQQKQQCMQKEHQAMVSAVNRFMKELHRNNLDEDSIISLKELRGVFKKPLEFTQKDAEMLFGPDVNYRSAFEELDKDEDGEITFQELMAFIEKKGVNIQNRFLGYSRKEIRHLGDFIQTLQTALSVNVKRVYVEKKDVERTIGIDTDYIETNDYNLDQGDVEFLIESGRRATRAFLREYSMRESRKDDYCHSIPERREPVQVKSMSTKKRTASVVSATSNVSVTSLGESMPSSSRFRTPSPLPPIGKKESQREGSSGSEESARSSRKVSVEVPRSPSGKRRGRGGKVGITTIV; from the exons ATGCAAGAGGCGACGGATCATAATGGCAATAGAGAAGTCGAGCCCGCGAGCACGCCGGATTTGCGGCGCACGGCTGCTCACGGCAGTAGAAATAGTGTACGGAGCAGCAGAGCGGCGGCAAGATCTAGCTGGCGTGTTACTCCATCAGGGCTCATTCGTCCAGTACACGCAATGAATGGAACGACGGCCCACAAGAAGAAACTTGCTACAGGCAAGTCGGAGAACTTATTGAATCCCAAGATGCTCGTGGAGGCCGCATCGTTGCTAGGGAGTGTTGGCTCACTCACGGCTTCGGAGGCGCAAGGGAAAATTATCAAAGATGATAACAAGGCCCCAGAAGAGGATTTGTACGATCAGTTTAAATTCCCTTTTGAGAACCTCGTGTTTGAAGGTGGTGGCAATAAGGGTATGGCGTACGTCGGAGTACTACAG ATTTTAGAAAATGCTGGAATCATGAAGAATATCAAACGTGTCGCCGGCGCAAGCGCGGGAGCCATAATTGCCACATTGATCGCCTTGGACTTTGATTCCCAAGATCTTAAAGAGTTCCTAGAACAAGACCTTAGACGCATTCTCGTTG ATCATTCATGTGGGTACTGCAGTCTATTACCAAACTTGCTAAAAGGGTTTGGATGGAACCCGGGCAACAAACTCTTGCGATGGTTTGGTGAACAGCTTAAAGAGAGAACAGGCGATGCAGACGTTACCTTTAGAGAG GTTTATGAGCGATTTGGAAAAGAGCTTTGCATTGTCGTCACAAATCTTAATCAGATGTCTGCAGAGTACCTACATCCAAAGACCACACCCAACATGCCGATTCGTAGAGCTGTTAGGATGTCTATAGCCCTACCTG gtGTTTTCCAAAGTGTGCGAGAAGTGAACAATGATATGGAAGATGTGTATGTTGATGGCGGACTTCTTTGTAACTACCCCATACATGCATTTGATG GGTGGTGGTTGTCCATGAAACCAGAAGATACGTTTTTCAAAAAGCTTCAGCCACTTGAAGAGCTTATGCGACTTTTTGAGAAATCGGAAAGATTTGGAGAATGGAACAAGAAAACTCTTGGAATCATATTG taCTCTCATACAGAAACAGAATTGATGAAAATCTTGCTGTCAGAGCGAGAGGGAAATAAACCACCTCGAAAACCTAACACAAAGCTAGCAAA ACAAAGATTAAAGCTTCAACAGAAACAACAGTGCATGCAAAAAGAGCACCAGGCCATGGTGTCCGCAGTCAATAGATTTATGAAG GAGCTGCATAGGAATAATCTGGACGAAGACAGTATAATTAGTTTAAAAGAACTAAGAGGAGTCTTCAAAAAG cCTCTCGAGTTCACGCAAAAGGATGCAGAGATGCTTTTTGGTCCGGATGTCAATTATCGCTCGGCCTTCGAGGAACTTGACAAAGACGAGGACGGAGAA ATAACATTTCAGGAGCTAATGGCGTTTATAGAGAAAAAAGGGGTCAACATTCAAAACCGATTTCTTGGTTATTCGAGAAAGGAGATCCGGCACTTGGGCGATTTCATCCAGACGTTACAG ACGGCACTATCTGTTAACGTCAAAAGAGTTTACGTTGAG AAAAAAGACGTGGAAAGAACAATTGGCATCGACACTGACTATATCGAGACGAACGACTATAATTTAGACCAGGGTGATGTTGAGTTCTTGATAGAG TCCGGCCGCCGTGCAACGCGAGCCTTCCTACGTGAATACTCCATGAGAGAGTCTAGAAAAGACGACTACTGCCATTCCATACCAGAACGACGCGAGCCGGTCCAAGTAAAAAGCATGTCAACAAAGAAACGAACAGCGTCCGTAGTATCTGCGACTTCAAACGTATCCGTGACGTCACTGGGCGAGTCCATGCCCTCATCATCTCGGTTTCGAACACCAAGCCCACTCCCACCGATAGGTAAAAAGGAAAGTCAAAGGGAAGGATCTTCAGGATCCGAAGAGAGCGCTCGTAGCTCGAGGAAGGTTAGCGTAGAAGTGCCTCGGAGTCCGAGTGGTAAACGACGAGGTCGCGGGGGAAAGGTCGGCATTACCACTATCGTATAG